The following is a genomic window from Nocardioides thalensis.
GCCGCGAGCTCCTCGCGGAACCGGCTGATGACGAACAGGGCGTAGTCGATCGCGAGGCCGATGCCGAGCAGCGAGATCACGTTGACGGCGAAGACCGAGACGTCGGTGAACGTCGTGAGCAGGCGGACGACGGCGAGGGCGCCGACCATCGCGACGACGCCGACCAGGGCGGGCATCGACGCGGCGACCAGGCTCCCGAAGATCAGCAGCGCGAGCAGCACGACGAGGGGCAGCGAGATCAGCTCGGCGCGCTCGAGGTCCTCGGAGGTGATCTCGTTGACGTCGTTGTAGACCGCGTAGGAGCCCGCGACGTCGGCCTCGACGCCGGAGTCGGCGGAGGCCTCGAGCAGCGGGTGGATCTCGTCGTAGGAGTCGAGGAAGTCGTCCTGGGTCTCGCCCTGGAGGGAGATGACCACCTGGGCGTGGTGACCGTCCTCGCTGACCAGACCGGCCTCCGGCGGCGCCTCGAAGTACGGCGTCACGCGGGCGACCGCGTCGTCGGGCAGACCTGCCACGACGTCCTCCACGGCGGCCTGGAATTCCGGGTCGTCGGCGACCAGGTCGTCGCTGGAGTAGATCGCGACGACGTCGGCGGCGCGGTTGCCGAAGATCTCGCGCTCCTGCGCCATCTCGATCCGGCCCTCGGCGTCCGGGTCGTCGAAGCCGCCGCGGGAGAGGCTGTCGAACACCCCCACGCCGTAGACGGCCGCGCCGATCACGAGGAGCAGGCCGAGCACGAGCACGGCCCGGGCGCGGCGGGCGAGGAAGCTGCCCCAACGGTCGAGCATGGTCGGGTCCCTTTCGACTATGGTGAAACCGGATCAGTCCTGTTTACACCGTAAACCGTAAACGGTGTAAACTCAGGTGTCAACCGATCACTAGCAAGGAACCTGCGTGCCCGCTCTGCCCCAGCCCACCCGCCGCGAACGGCAGCGCGCGGCGACGTACGACGAGATCGTCGAGGTGTCCGCCGCGCTGCTCGCCGAGGGCGCCGAGCTGTCCCTGCGCGCGGTCGCCACGCGGATGGGGATGACGGCGCCGGCGCTCTACCGCTACGTCGCCAGCTACCAGGAGCTGATCGACCTCGTCGCGTTCGAGCTCGACAAGCAGCAGACGGCCCTGTGGGCCGCGGAGGCCGAGCGGCTCCCCGCCGACGACCCGGCGGGGCGGCTCACGATCGCCTGCGTGCAGTTCCGGCGGTGGGCGCTGGCGAAGCCGCGCGAGTTCCAGCTGGTGTTCGCCAACCCGATCACCGAGGGCGACACCGCCCGCCGCGAGCTGCTGACGCTCGCGACCTCGGGCCACTACTTCACCGACCTGCTCTGGCAGATCCACGAGCGCTACCGGATCCCCTACCCCGCGCTCGACGAGCTCGACCCGCAGGTGCGCGACGCCGTCGCCGAGCCGCTGATCCCCGCGAAGGCCGAGCACATCCCGGCCGAGGACCGCGGCCTGCTGTGGATCTACATGCGCGCGTGGTCGGCGCTGTACGGCGTGGTCGTGCTCGAGTCGACGGGACACTGCGACCCCCGCGTCATCGCCGCGGGGGCCCTGTTCCGCTCCACGCTGGTGGAGTGGCTGCCACGGCTCGGGCTCGGCGCCGAGCAGGAGCGGCTGACCGCCCTGCTCGACGCCGAGCTCGCGCGCGGCTGACTCTTCTCTTACTTCTCGACGGCCTCACCGAGCTCGACCAGCACGATGCGCGGGTCGAGGAGCTTGGCGGTGTAGGGGTCGATCTGGCCCTCGCAGCTCATCGTGATCGTGTTGCCGCCCTCGCTGTCGAGCGCGACGCCGTCGAGGGCGATCGTGCCGTGGTCGCCGCCGTTGGCCACACGGACCTCCGAGGTCGCGATCGTGTTGGTGTACTCGTCGCCGACCGGCTGCGTGATCGAGCAGGTGAAGTCGTTGACGTCCCCGCCGTTGTTCTGGATGGTGCCCGACGCCGACACGGCGTAGGAGCCCGCCGGCACGGTGACCTCGAAGATCGTCGTGTCCGGGTCGCCGGAGCTCAGGTCGTGGAACTCGAGGTGGTCGAAGTAGGCCGTCGGACCGGCGGTGAACTTCTCGTTGGCCGCGCCGTTGAGGTCGGCGGCGGAGAGGGTGCCGTTCTTGACCTTCGCGCCCTTGACCGCGTTCTTGGCGAGCTCCTTGGTCTTGACCGCACCGGTCTTGATCTGCGGAGCGCCGACCGAGTCCTTCGCCAGGCCGGCGGCGTACGCCACGCCGCCGGTGCCGGCGAGGGCGAGGACGATCGCCGCGGTGGACGCGGTGTTGGCGTAGAACGTGCGGCTCTTCTTGTTGGCGTTGGTGTTCGTGTTCATGTGGATGCACCTTTCGGGCTGGTTGGGTGACGCCCGCCTGTCGCTGCGCGTCGTTGATGCATCCAGATTTGCCCCGGGCAGGGGCCCGCTACATCGGCGGCGGCCACGCAACCAAGGCCGCTCGCTACGGAGCCAACGGACTAGCCCAGTACCTCTGCCACCCACGCAGGGACCAGCTCGCCCGCGGGGCCGTGCCGCGCCTCGTCGAAGAAGAAGCTGCCCTCGGACGGGACCAGGTTGAGCTCGAGCGTGCGGGCGCCGTAGGCCCGGGCCTGCTGGACGAACCCCGCGGCCGGGTAGACCGCGCCCGACGTGCCGACCGAGACGAACTGCTCGCAGCTGCCGAGCGCGTCGAGGATCTCCTCCATCCGGTAGGGGATCTCGCCGAACCAGACGACGTCGGGCCGCAGGTCGCTCGCGCCGCACCCGGGGCACGGCGGGTGGTCGACCATCGCTCCGCTGAAGGGGGTACGGCGCCGGCATGCCCGGCAGAGCGCGGAGAGCAGCTCGCCGTGCATGTGGATGACGCGGGTCGAGCCGGCGCGCTCGTGGAGGTCGTCGATGTTCTGGGTGACGACGAGGAGGTCGTCGCCGACGGCCCGCTCGAGCTCGGCCAGCGCCTTGTGGGCCGGGTTGGGCTCGACCAGGGCGAGCGCGGCCCGGCGCGCGTCGTAGAAGCGCTGCACGGTGTCGGGGTCGCGCTCGAACGCCTCGGGCGTCGCGACGTCCTCGACGTGGTGGCCCTCCCAGAGGCCGTCGGCGTCGCGGAACGTCGGCACGCCGCTCTCGGCGGAGATGCCGGCTCCGGTCAGGACGACGATGCGGGCCACGGCGGCCAGACTAGGCCCTCAGGAGGCGGCGTCGTACGCCTCTCGGTTGCCGTGGACCTCGTCCATGTGGGTCTCCGCCCAGTGCTTGAGCTGCAGCATCACGCCGTGGAGCGAGGCGCCGAGCGGCGTCAGGTCGTACTCGACGGTGACGGGCACGGTGGGGGTGACGGTCCGAGTCACCAGGCCGTCGCGCTCGAGCGAGCGCAGG
Proteins encoded in this region:
- a CDS encoding NAD-dependent deacylase — encoded protein: MARIVVLTGAGISAESGVPTFRDADGLWEGHHVEDVATPEAFERDPDTVQRFYDARRAALALVEPNPAHKALAELERAVGDDLLVVTQNIDDLHERAGSTRVIHMHGELLSALCRACRRRTPFSGAMVDHPPCPGCGASDLRPDVVWFGEIPYRMEEILDALGSCEQFVSVGTSGAVYPAAGFVQQARAYGARTLELNLVPSEGSFFFDEARHGPAGELVPAWVAEVLG
- a CDS encoding WHG domain-containing protein — encoded protein: MPALPQPTRRERQRAATYDEIVEVSAALLAEGAELSLRAVATRMGMTAPALYRYVASYQELIDLVAFELDKQQTALWAAEAERLPADDPAGRLTIACVQFRRWALAKPREFQLVFANPITEGDTARRELLTLATSGHYFTDLLWQIHERYRIPYPALDELDPQVRDAVAEPLIPAKAEHIPAEDRGLLWIYMRAWSALYGVVVLESTGHCDPRVIAAGALFRSTLVEWLPRLGLGAEQERLTALLDAELARG